The following are encoded together in the Brassica napus cultivar Da-Ae chromosome A9, Da-Ae, whole genome shotgun sequence genome:
- the LOC106415186 gene encoding glutathione reductase, chloroplastic translates to MASTPKLTTTISSSPSLQILCRKLPIAINLPSSPTSRSLPKTLSYLSSLRPRVASVSNHRYYSSSSRRFSVRAQNDNGADSDRHYDFDLFTIGAGSGGVRASRFATSYGASAAVCELPFSTISSDTAGGVGGTCVLRGCVPKKLLVYASKYTHEFEDSHGFGWKYDTEPSHDWSTLIANKNAELQRLTGIYKNILNNANVKLIEGRGKVIDPHTVDVDGKIYTSRNILIAVGGRPFIPDIPGREFAIDSDAALDLPSKPEKIAIVGGGYIALEFAGIFNGLGSEVHVFIRQKKVLRGFDEDVRDFVGEQMSLRGIEFHTEESPEAIIKAGDGSFSLKTSKGTVDGFSHVMFATGRKPNTKNLGLENVGVKLAKNGAIEVDEYSRTSVPSIYAVGDVTDRINLTPVALMEGMALAKTLFQNDPTKPDYRAVPCAVFSQPPIGTVGLTEEQAIEQYGDIDVFTSNFKPLKATLSGLPDRVFMKLIVCANTNKVLGVHMCGEDSPEIIQGFGVAVKAGLTKADFDATVGVHPTAAEEFVTMRTPTRKIRKESSEGKASVEAKTAV, encoded by the exons ATGGCTTCGACTCCGAAGCTGACCACTACAATCTCATCATCCCCATCTCTTCAAATCCTCTGCAGAAAACTCCCGATCGCAATCAACCTACCATCTTCTCCAACCTCTCGTTCCCTCCCTAAAACCTTATCCTATCTCTCCTCTCTCCGTCCCCGCGTCGCCTCAGTCTCAAACCACCGCTACTACTCCTCCTCCTCTCGCCGCTTTTCCGTCCGTGCGCAAAACGACAACGGAGCAGACTCGGACCGCCACTACGACTTTGATCTCTTCACCATCGGCGCCGGAAGCGGCGGCGTCCGCGCCTCCCGATTCGCCACGAGCTACGGAGCGTCCGCCGCCGTCTGCGAGCTCCCCTTTTCCACCATCTCTTCCGATACCGCCGGTGGCGTCGGAGGAAC GTGTGTACTAAGAGGATGTGTACCAAAGAAGTTACTTGTCTATGCATCCAAATACACTCACGAGTTTGAAGACAGTCACGGCTTTGGTTGGAAGTATGACACCGAGCCTTCTCATGATTGGAGTACATTGATTGCCAACAAGAACGCTGAGCTGCAGCGCCTTACTGGTATCTACAAGAATATACTCAACAATGCTAATGTCAAGTTGATCGAAGGTCGTGGAAAG GTTATAGACCCACACACTGTTGATGTAGATGGGAAAATATATACTTCGAGGAATATTCTGATTGCAGTTGGTGGACGTCCCTTCATTCCTGACATTCCAGGAAGAGAGTTTGCCATAGATTCAGATGCAGCGCTTGATTTACCTTCCAAGCCCGAGAAGATTGCAATCGTTGGTGGTGGCTACATAGCTCTGGAGTTTGCGGGAATCTTTAATGGTCTTGGCAGTGAAGTTCATGTATTTATAAGGCAAAAGAAGGTGCTGAGGGGGTTTGATGAAGAT GTTAGGGATTTTGTTGGGGAGCAGATGTCTTTGAGAGGCATTGAGTTCCACACAGAGGAATCACCTGAAGCCATCATCAAAGCTGGAGATGGCTCATTCTCTCTGAAGACCAGCAAGGGAACTGTTGATGGGTTTTCGCATGTTATGTTTGCAACTGGTCGCAAGCCTAATACTAAG AACTTAGGGTTGGAAAATGTTGGCGTAAAATTGGCGAAAAATGGAGCAATAGAG GTTGATGAATATTCAAGGACATCTGTTCCTTCCATCTATGCTGTTGGGGATGTCACTGACCGGATCAATTTGACTCCAGTCGCCTTGATGGAGGGAATGGCATTGGCGAAAACCTTGTTCCAAAATGATCCAACAAAGCCTGATTATAG AGCTGTTCCCTGCGCCGTTTTCTCCCAGCCACCTATTGGAACAGTTGGTCTAACTGAAGAGCAG GCCATAGAACAATATGGAGACATCGATGTTTTCACATCAAACTTCAAGCCATTAAAGGCTACTCTTTCAGGACTTCCAGACAGGGTGTTTATGAAACTCATTGTCTGTGCAAACACCAATAAAGTCCTCGGTGTTCACATGTGTGGAGAGGATTCACCCGAAATCATCCAG GGATTTGGAGTGGCAGTAAAAGCTGGCTTAACTAAGGCCGACTTTGACGCTACAGTGGGTGTTCACCCTACAGCAGCTGAGGAGTTTGTCACTATGAGGACTCCAACCAGGAAGATCCGCAAAGAATCCTCTGAG GGAAAGGCAAGTGTTGAGGCTAAAACAGCTGTCTAG